A region of the Paraburkholderia flava genome:
TCGAGCGCTCGCCGGCTACGCTGAATCCGGATCTCTGTTGCATTGGCTGCGCGTCCTGGTCAGTAGGACGGACGAGTTGGCGGACTGCATGGCCGACGGCACGCTTCAGGATAGGTCGCAGCTCATAGAACTCGCGAAAATCCTCGATCCAGATGCGGTGCCGAACAGCATCGACGAGGATCCTTGGGTCACTGCGATGCACAACAGCCGGACGTCGGGAGACCTGGCCGGCGAGGACGCCCTGGCGTCCTTTCTCTTCTGTCGGGCAATGGGATGGAGCTCCAAGTCGCCCGGGCGTCTGCTGTTCCTGTCGGTGCAGCGTCTCCACGAAGCCTTGGCACTCGGGCGACTATCGGGTGTGGCTTGGCAGACGACCGAGCGTCGTCTCCCATGGGTCGGGTCTTGGCGTGACTGGGACCGGTGCGAGCGGCTGCGCCGAGCGGTAGTAACCCGCTTCGTCGATCATGAACTGCTACCGCTTGAGTTTGGCACGGTGGTCGATGACGACAAGCTGTGGTCGAAGCTTGTCGATCTCGCGGCAGACAGTTGGCGTGGTCGGCGCTACCTTAATCGAGTGCGCATGGCTCTGCGAGACGGCAGCGACGAGTGGTGGCACGCACGCGCACGTTTGATTGATCACAGGGTTTGATAAATGGGTTTGGCACCGAGTACAGCGGAGAAGAAAGATGCCATTTATGTACGCTATCCGGCCAGCCGCGCGCCAACGACCTGACGTTCGATAAGTGAGCGCGGACGGCAAAAGTGTGGCTAAGGGCCCTGTTTGAAAGAAACGAGAAGGACCAAACAAAGATAAGTGCTGCTTCTACGGGGGCACTGGCGTTCGCTGAAATTGTCTTGGATGGCGGCCGCTGCGCTAGCATCCCTAGCGCCGGTGGCAAAACGCGGGTTTGCGCAACTCTGAATAAAAGACGCTGTTCTACTTAATTTCTGCCACTCTCGCGCTAACCATGGCGCGCTACAGGCGCAAGTATCACTCACCCCGAGGCGTCACCCCCCGCATCCGAGCGGCACGCAGAAAATCAAAATCGACACCTTGATCCGCCTGCGTCACCGTCTGCAAAAACAGCTTCCGATACCCACGCTCACCGACAGGCTCAACAACCGGCGCAGCCTGCGCGCGCCGCGCAAGTTCATCGTCGGCAACAAGCAGCGTCAACTCGCGCGCCGCAACGCTCAAGCGAATGCGGTCACCATCCCGCACCCAGGCAAGCGGCCCACCAACCGCCGCTTCCGGCGTCACATGCAGCACGATCGTCCCGAACGCAGTGCCGCTCATACGCCCATCGGAAATCCGCACCATGTCCTTCACACCAACCCGCGCGAGCTTCTTCGGAATCGGGATGTAGCCCGCTTCCGGCATCCCAGGCGCACCTTTAGGACCGATCCGCTTGAGCACAAGCACATCGTCGGCCGTGACATCGAGATCATCGCGATCGATGCGAGCCGCGAGATCCTCCGCGTCCTCGAACACGACCGCGCGGCCTTCGTGTTCCATCAGCTTCGCATCCGCAGCCGACTGCTTGATGATCGCGCCGCCCGGCGCGAGATTGCCGCGCAGCACCGCGATGCCGCCCTGCGGATAAATCGGCCGAGCGAACGGCCGCACGACGTCCTGCGCAAAACCGGGCCCAGCCGCATCGATCGTCTCACCGAGCGTGCGACCGGTGACAGTCAGCGCATCGAGTCGCAGCAGCGGCTTCAGTTCGCGCAGCAGCGTCGCCATGCCGCCCGCCTTATGGAAGTCCTCCATGTAATGCTGGCCGCTCGGTTTCAGATCAAGCAGCACCGGCGTTTCGCGACCCATCCGATCAAGCGCGTCGAGATCGACGTCGAAGCCCAGGCGCCCCGCGATCGCGGTCAGATGCACGATGCCGTTGGTCGAGCCGCCGATCGCGAGCAGCACGCGCATCGCATTCTCGAATGCATCGGCGGTCAGGATGCGGTCGATCGTCAGCCGGTTGCGCGCGATGTCCACGGCCTGCGCGCCGGTCAGTTCGGCGATGCGCATCCGGTCGGCGGTGACGGCGGGCGGCGATGCGCCGCCGGGCATCGTGATGCCGAGCGCTTCGGCGATGCACGCCATCGTGCTCGCAGTGCCCATCACCGAGCAGGTGCCGACGCTTGCCACCAGCTGATTGTTGACGTCCGCGATCTCCTCTTCGCCGATATCGTCCGCCCGAAAACGCGCCCAGTAGCGCCGGCAATCGGTACACGCACCGACGCGTTCGGAGCGATGCGAGCCCGTCAGCATCGAGCCGGTAATCAGCTGGATCGCCGGAATGCCCGCCGACGCCGCGCCCATCAACTGCGCGGGCACCGTCTTGTCGCAGCCGCCGATCAGCACGACCGCATCCATAGGCTGCGCGCGGATCATCTCCTCGGTATCCATCGACATCAGGTTCCGCAGATACATGCTCGTAGGCTGCGAAAACGATT
Encoded here:
- a CDS encoding IlvD/Edd family dehydratase, encoding MTDTLPPALPPADADANVESTGLRKGLTNYGDNGFSLFLRKAFIKGAGYTDSALDRPVIGIVNSGSAYNPCHGNMPQLLEAVKRGVMLAGGLPMDFPTISIHESFSQPTSMYLRNLMSMDTEEMIRAQPMDAVVLIGGCDKTVPAQLMGAASAGIPAIQLITGSMLTGSHRSERVGACTDCRRYWARFRADDIGEEEIADVNNQLVASVGTCSVMGTASTMACIAEALGITMPGGASPPAVTADRMRIAELTGAQAVDIARNRLTIDRILTADAFENAMRVLLAIGGSTNGIVHLTAIAGRLGFDVDLDALDRMGRETPVLLDLKPSGQHYMEDFHKAGGMATLLRELKPLLRLDALTVTGRTLGETIDAAGPGFAQDVVRPFARPIYPQGGIAVLRGNLAPGGAIIKQSAADAKLMEHEGRAVVFEDAEDLAARIDRDDLDVTADDVLVLKRIGPKGAPGMPEAGYIPIPKKLARVGVKDMVRISDGRMSGTAFGTIVLHVTPEAAVGGPLAWVRDGDRIRLSVAARELTLLVADDELARRAQAAPVVEPVGERGYRKLFLQTVTQADQGVDFDFLRAARMRGVTPRGE